Proteins found in one Limanda limanda chromosome 18, fLimLim1.1, whole genome shotgun sequence genomic segment:
- the prep gene encoding prolyl endopeptidase — protein MFCWINRVLVKSLSRSLRPRFLSRTPRTLVPSMSFQYPQAYRDQAVVDDYHGSKMPDPYSWLEDPDSEKTQAFVGSQNQLTLPFLEQSEVRDLFKERMTELYDYPKYSCPFKRGSRYFHFYNTGLQNQSVMYLQESLEAEPTVFLDPNTFSDDGTVALRGYAFSEDGEYLAYGTSASGSDWVEIQFLGVEGAKPLEDRLERVKFSCMSWTHDGKGLFYNSYPEQKGKSDGTETSTNLHQKLYFHVLGTPQSEDVLCAEFPDNPKWMSGAEVSDDGRYLLLSIREGCDPVNRLWYCDLKTTPQGITGLLPWVKLIDNFDAEYEYVTNEGTLFTFKTNLEAPRYRLINIDFALPAQSSWKELIPQHDKDVIVFATCTYSSFLFVCFLHDVKNVLKMYQLSSGEELRTFPLDVGSVVGFTGRKRDSEIFYYFTSFLSPAIIYHCDLTQEPLQPHVFREVTVKGFNTSDYQTTQIFYPSKDGTQIPMFIVHKKGIKLDGSHPGFLYGYGGFNISITPSFSVSRLIFVRHLGGVLAVANIRGGGEYGETWHKAGMLANKQNCFTDFQCAAEYLVKEGYTSSSKLTINGGSNGGLLVAACVNQRPELFGCAVAQVGVMDMLKFHKFTIGHAWTTDFGCSEDKKQFDCLMKYSPLHNIRIPEGNGVQYPAVLLLTGDHDDRVVPLHSLKYIATLQHIVGRSSKQTNPLFILVDTKSGHGAGKPTSKVIQEVADTYAFIARCLKISWVK, from the exons ACCGCGACCAGGCAGTG GTGGATGACTACCATGGCAGCAAGATGCCAGATCCATACAGCTGGCTGGAGGACCCGGACAGCGAGAAGACGCAG gccTTTGTCGGTTCTCAGAACCAGTTGACGTTGCCGTTCCTGGAGCAGAGCGAGGTCCGGGACCTGTTCAAGGAGCGCATGACGGAGCTGTACGACTACCCAAAGTACAGCTGTCCCTTCAAGAGGGGGAGCAG gTACTTTCACTTCTACAACACCGGCCTCCAGAACCAGAGTGTGATGTACTTGCAGGAGAGTCTGGAAGCCGAGCCCACAGTCTTCCTGGATCCAAACACTTTTTCTGATGATGGGACAGTTGCCCTGCGAG GCTATGCATTCTCCGAGGATGGGGAGTACTTGGCGTACGGCACCAGTGCCAGCGGGTCCGACTGGGTGGAGATCCAGTTCCTAGGGGTTGAAGGTGCCAAGCCTCTGGAGGACCGCCTGGAGCGAGTCAAGTTCAGCTGCATGTCCTGGACCCATGATGGGAAGGGTCTTTTCTACAACTCCTACCCCGAACAAAAGGGCAAGAGTGATG GCACTGAAACCTCCACCAACCTGCACCAGAAGCTGTACTTCCACGTGCTGGGGACCCCGCAGTCCGAGGACGTGCTGTGTGCAGAGTTCCCCGACAACCCCAAGTGGATGAGTGGAGCTGAG GTATCAGATGACGGGCGATATTTGCTGCTGTCCATCAGGGAAGGTTGTGATCCAGTCAACAGACTGTGGTACTGTGATCTGAAGACCACTCCTCAGGGTATTACAG GACTTTTGCCGTGGGTGAAGCTGATCGACAACTTTGACGCCGAGTACGAGTATGTGACCAACGAGGGCACGCTGTTCACATTCAAGACGAACCTGGAAGCTCCACGCTATCGCCTCATCAACATCGACTTTGCCTTGCCTGCCCAGAGCAGCTGGAAGGAGCTCATCCCTCAGCACGACAAGGACGTTATCG TGTTCGCCACCTGCACGTACTCgagcttcctgtttgtgtgtttcctccacGACGTGAAGAACGTGTTGAAAATGTACCAGCTGAGCTCGGGGGAGGAGCTTAGGACCTTCCCCCTGGACGTGGGCTCTGTGGTGGGCTTCACCGGACGGAAGAGAGACTCTGAGATCTTCTACTACTTCACGTCCTTCCTCTCTCCAG CCATCATTTACCACTGCGACCTGACCCAGGAGCCGCTGCAGCCCCACGTCTTCAGAGAGGTCACCGTCAAAGGCTTCAACACCTCCGACTACCAGACCACCCAG ATCTTCTATCCCTCCAAGGACGGCACTCAAATCCCCATGTTCATCGTGCACAAGAAGGGCATCAAGCTGGACGGCTCCCATCCAGGCTTCCTGTACGGCTACGGGGGATTCAACATCTCCATCACACCGAGCTTCAGCGTCTCCCGCCTCATCTTCGTCAGACATCTTGGGGGAGTCCTCGCCGTCGCCaacatcagaggaggaggagagtacGGGGAGACCTGGCACAAAG CTGGCATGCTGGCCAACAAGCAGAACTGCTTCACAGATTTCCAGTGTGCAGCGGagtatctcgtgaaggagggatACACCTCCTCGTCCAAACTCACTATAAACGGAGGCTCCAATGGAGGTCTGCTCGTTG ccGCCTGCGTGAACCAGCGGCCGGAGCTGTTCGGCTGCGCCGTGGCTCAGGTCGGCGTCATGGACATGCTGAAGTTCCACAAGTTCACCATCGGTCACGCCTGGACCACAGACTTCGGCTGCTCAGAAGACAAAAAGCAGTTTGATTGCCTCATGAA ATACTCCCCGCTCCATAACATCCGCATCCCAGAAGGCAACGGGGTCCAGTACCCAGCAGTGCTCCTGCTCACCGGTGACCACGACGACCGCGTGGTGCCCCTCCACTCTCTGAAATACATCGCCACCCTGCAGCACATCGTCGGCCGCAGCTCCAAGCAGACGAACCCCCTGTTCATCCTCGTGGACACAAAGTCGGGCCACGGCGCCGGCAAACCCACCAGCAAGGTCATCCAGGAGGTGGCGGACACCTACGCCTTCATCGCTCGCTGTCTCAAGATCTCCTGGGTCAAATAA
- the lin28b gene encoding protein lin-28 homolog B, with product MHTGSQHHACDGWNMTLTRFPLSPGGPGNGGGEAPPPAEQEDRPRPHVLTGTGFCKWFNVRMGFGFISLTSSEGNPVDPPLDVFVHQSKLVMEGFRSLKEGEQVEFTYKKSSKGLESLRVTGPGGGPCSGSERRPKAKVPLPKRKPKVDRCYNCGGLDHHAKECGLPPQPKKCHYCQSITHMVAQCPHKALTPPSGSQDQHASTSATSPGAGPYLSPQEEEERSGSSPLEGSSSSPEEPHTHRGPRTQRWRKS from the exons aTGCACACAGGATCACAGCACCACGCGTGTGATGGCTGGAACA tgaccCTAACCCGGTTCCCCTTGTCCCCAGGAGGCCCGGGTAACGGAGGCggagaagcccccccccccgccgagCAGGAGGACCGGCCTCGGCCTCATGTGCTGACCGGAACCGGCTTCTGCAAGTGGTTCAACGTCCGGATGGGCTTTGGATTTATCTCACTGACGAGCAGCGAGGGGAACCCGGTGGATCCGCCCCTGGACGTGTTCGTGCACCAa AGCAAACTGGTGATGGAGGGCTTCCGCAGCTTAAAGGAGGGTGAGCAGGTGGAGTTCACCTATAAGAAGTCCTCTAAGGGCCTGGAGTCCCTGCGGGTGACGGGACCAGGTGGGGGGCCCTGCTCAGGCAGCGAGAGGAGACCCAAGGCGAAGGTCCCACTCCCGAAACGCAAACCAAAGGTAGACCG CTGTTATAACTGTGGAGGTCTGGACCACCATGCCAAGGAGTGTGGCCTGCCCCCCCAGCCAAAGAAATGCCACTACTGCCAGAGCATCACGCACATGGTGGCTCAGTGTCCCCACAAGGCGCTGACGCCCCCCTCAGGCTCTCAGGACCAACATGCGTCTACCTCGGCCACCAGCCCGGGGGCCGGGCCCTACCTCAGcccccaggaggaggaggagcgctCCGGCTCCTCCCCCCTGgagggctcctcctcctcccccgaggagccacacacacaccgcgGCCCCCGGACCCAGAGGTGGAGGAAATCCTGA